A part of Streptococcus porcinus genomic DNA contains:
- a CDS encoding phosphocarrier protein HPr, which yields MASKDFHIVAETGIHARPATLLVQTASKFASDITLDYKGKAVNLKSIMGVMSLGVGQGADVTITAEGADADDAIAAIEDTMTKEGLA from the coding sequence ATGGCTTCAAAAGATTTTCACATTGTTGCGGAAACAGGAATTCACGCACGTCCAGCAACATTACTAGTTCAAACAGCTAGCAAATTTGCATCAGACATCACTTTAGACTATAAAGGTAAAGCTGTTAACTTAAAATCAATCATGGGCGTAATGAGCCTTGGTGTTGGTCAAGGAGCTGATGTTACAATCACTGCTGAAGGTGCTGACGCTGATGATGCTATCGCAGCTATCGAAGACACAATGACAAAAGAAGGATTGGCATAA